The segment TGATTCCTTATTCATATAAGCTAGCGTTAGTACCTCTTTACTAGCAGCATCTTGGACGATCGCTGGAACTAACCCTTTTTCATCAAAACGAATCGTATCTAAACTCAACGTACTTCGACCCCTTTCTCTTTTAAAGCAGCTTTTACTTCAGCAACAGATGTTTCTTTGTAATGGAAGATCGAAGCCGCTAACGCTGCATCCGCATTGGCCTCGGTAAACACATCATAGAAATGCTCTTTCGCTCCGGCACCACCTGAAGCAATCACCGGTACAGAAACAGCTTCACTTACCGCTTTTGTTAGCTTTTGATCAAAGCCTGTTTTCGCCCCATCTTGGTCCATACTTGTTAATAAAATTTCTCCGGCGCCACGGCGGACAACTTCCTTCGCCCAATCGATCACTTCCCAATCCGTCGCCGTGCGGCCACCATGTGTATAAATCCGCCAAGAACCGATCTCCTTATCGTACTTCGCATCGATGGCTACGACAATGCATTGCGAGCCAAAATAGTCGGCACCTTCTGTAATTAATTCAGGACGATTGACAGCTGCTGTATTGAGAGAGACTTTATCAGCGCCCGCGCGCAGCACACGCTTCATATCGGCTAGTGAGTTGATCCCGCCGCCAACGGTAAACGGGATCGC is part of the Desertibacillus haloalkaliphilus genome and harbors:
- the hisF gene encoding imidazole glycerol phosphate synthase subunit HisF, with the translated sequence MLTKRIIPCLDVKDGRVVKGVQFVDLRDAGDPVELAAFYDEQGADELVFLDISASHEGRETMVEVVEEVAGKLAIPFTVGGGINSLADMKRVLRAGADKVSLNTAAVNRPELITEGADYFGSQCIVVAIDAKYDKEIGSWRIYTHGGRTATDWEVIDWAKEVVRRGAGEILLTSMDQDGAKTGFDQKLTKAVSEAVSVPVIASGGAGAKEHFYDVFTEANADAALAASIFHYKETSVAEVKAALKEKGVEVR